The genomic stretch AGCACCGTCGACATGCATACCTTAAAGTATCTCTTGATGGACGAAGAACTTAGGCATCCGACAGCCGAGAGTAAGCTGGCAATGTTATACAAGAGCTGTGTGGAACATCCACGAACGATGGTTGTAATACCTTCCTCATTTGGCTTTTAGTTGGCTCTGTTATGCCGTAAAGTCGAACTCTTCGATCTTGACGAAACTGGTGTTCGGATAGCGTCGGGGTGATATTTCTTGTATGGATTCGCCTGTTGCGTCAGGGCATTCACCTATATCCTTGCGCACGCAATGATATAGGTGAATGCCCTGACGCAACAGCGAAACTCCGTTTCAACGTGCCACGCTATTTTTATCCCCGATTGCAACTTGACCACGCACCGAAATCGACTACATTAGTCCTTGATTATTGAGAATGTTTTTTCCGAAGGAGTGTCTGTCATCGATCAGTTCAATATAGTTATCATAGGCGCCGGGCCGGGCGGTTACACGGCGGGTATTCGTGCCGCAATGAAAGGGGCCAAAGTCGCAGTCATCGAAGGACGCGAGTTGGGCGGAGTCTGTCTCAATCGCGGCTGCATCCCATCCAAAGCCCTTATTGCCTCAGCCGCTCAGTATGATAAGATGAAACATGCCGATAGCTTCGGCATCAGACTTTCCGCGCCGCCGGTTTACGACTGGCTCGAAATGAGAAAACGGAAAGACAAAGTCGTCAGCACCATGGTAGGCGGTATCGGCTCATTATTTAAATCCCACGGTGTCACTCATTATAACGGCTATGGGAAAATCAGCGGCAAATCTGAAGTCACCGTTTTTGCCGACAACGGGACCGAAACCAAAATCAAAGCCGACAATATTATCATCGGAACCGGATCGCGCGCGATGACCCTTCCGGCCTTTCCCTTCGATGGTAAACGCATCCTCAACTCAGACCATCTCCTTGAATTACAGAATTTGCCCAAATCTATTTTGATTATCGGCGGCGGCGTGATTGGCTGCGAATGGGCCTGTATGCTCTCGCTTCTCGATGTCGAAGTTACCGTCGTCGAAATGCTGGATAACTGCCTCCCGACCGAAGAGGTCAACAGCTCCCAGATTCTTGAACGTGAGATGAAAAAACAGAATGTCAAAATCTTCACCAAAACCAAAGTAGAATCCATTAAACCCGGGCCGCAGGGAATTATCGCCAAACTCTCAAGCGGTGAGTCGATCGAAACCAATCAGGCTCTGGTCTCTGTTGGCCGCGCTTTTAATACCGAAGATCTCGGCCTCGATGAGATTGGTGTCGAGAGAAATAAAAATGGCTCAATTAAGACTGGCGCCGATATGCAGACAAATGTGAAGAATATTTATGCCATTGGCGATGTCCGGGGCGAGATCCTGCTGGCCTACACCGCTGTCCATGACGGCATGGTTGCTGTGGACAACTGTTTAGGTGAAAAGGCGTCGGCCAATTATTTGGGCTGGCCGTCGGTCATTTTTACCCATCCTGAAGTCGCCTCGGTCGGATTGACCGAAGCCAAGGCGGCTGAAAAGCACGATGTTACGGTCGGCAAGTTCCCGCTTCGCGCTCTTGGGAAGGCCCATGCCGAAAACGAGATTGCCGGAGAGGTCAAAATTGTGGGGGACAAAAAAACCGACAAGATTCTCGGCGTCCACATTATAGGCGTTCATGCCGCCGAGGTAATCCATGTTGCGGCATTGGCAGTGCGGCAAGGTTTGACCGTGACCCAGCTTGGAAATATGATATTCGGGCATCCGGTTATATCCGAAGCGATAATGGAAGCGGCGCATGATCTGCATGGGATGTCGGTGCATTTGGCTAAAAAGAAGATATAATTCAAATTTGGCGCATAAAGCGCGTACTTACAATAACTACTTAGAGCGAGTCGCATTTTCTGCGAGTCTCCTTATTCTGTATAAGTTATTTTGCAACAATAATATAACTGTTTTTGACGACATCCTTACTGTGTGTGTGTCGACGCAGACTGTGCGTCATTATCTAAAGGTCTAAATACATGAGCTGTCAGTATTTCCTATAAGTCTTTGGCCTGTTTTGCCTTTCAGGTATTTGCGGGCTTTGCTTTGTGAGTTGGCATGCATATTGATTGTAATTGGTCTGCGTTAGTTACTCTTAAGTATACGTTGAATGGCGGTTCAGAGTATTTAAGAGGTGGAGATGAAGGAGTTCCTTGTGAGGGGGAACTCCTTTTTCTTGTTATTCTTCAAAATAAATTTTATTTTTTTAGATTCTGTTGAACATTTCAGCCGTTTGAAAAGTATAGTGTGACAAGACAATTTTGCGGACAGACTTTTTTGCCTGCAAATAAAAAACCAAATCACTGTGGTAATGTAATATCGCAAAGGAGGGTAAGCAGATGGCCACAGGAGCTTTCTTCAATGAGATTTTCAGGGCTGTAAAAGAAGAAAAATTGTTAGAACCGTTCATGCCGAATGATGTCCGTGACGCCTGTCCCGGGTAT from Candidatus Zixiibacteriota bacterium encodes the following:
- the lpdA gene encoding dihydrolipoyl dehydrogenase, producing the protein MIIENVFSEGVSVIDQFNIVIIGAGPGGYTAGIRAAMKGAKVAVIEGRELGGVCLNRGCIPSKALIASAAQYDKMKHADSFGIRLSAPPVYDWLEMRKRKDKVVSTMVGGIGSLFKSHGVTHYNGYGKISGKSEVTVFADNGTETKIKADNIIIGTGSRAMTLPAFPFDGKRILNSDHLLELQNLPKSILIIGGGVIGCEWACMLSLLDVEVTVVEMLDNCLPTEEVNSSQILEREMKKQNVKIFTKTKVESIKPGPQGIIAKLSSGESIETNQALVSVGRAFNTEDLGLDEIGVERNKNGSIKTGADMQTNVKNIYAIGDVRGEILLAYTAVHDGMVAVDNCLGEKASANYLGWPSVIFTHPEVASVGLTEAKAAEKHDVTVGKFPLRALGKAHAENEIAGEVKIVGDKKTDKILGVHIIGVHAAEVIHVAALAVRQGLTVTQLGNMIFGHPVISEAIMEAAHDLHGMSVHLAKKKI